Part of the Capsicum annuum cultivar UCD-10X-F1 chromosome 12, UCD10Xv1.1, whole genome shotgun sequence genome is shown below.
NNNNNNNNNNNNNNNNNNNNNNNNNNNNNNNNNNNNNNNNNNNNNNNNNNNNNNNNNNNNNNNNNNNNNNNNNNNNNNNNNNNNNNNNNNNNNNNNNNNNNNNNNNNNNNNNNNNNNNNNNNNNNNNNNNNNNNNNNNNNNNNNNNNNNNNNNNNNNNNNNNNNNNNNNNNNNNNNNNNNNNNNNNNNNNNNNNNNNNNNNNNNNNNNNNNNNNNNNNNNNNNNNNNNNNNNNNNNNNNNNNNNNNNNNNNNNNNNNNNNNNNNNNNNNNNNNNNNNNNNNNNNNNNNNNNNNNNNNNNNNNNNNNNNNNNNNNNNNNNNNNNNNNNNNNNNNNNNNNNNNNNNNNNNNNNNNNNNNNNNNNNNNNNNNNNNNNNNNNNNNNNNNNNNNNNNNNNNNNNNNNNNNNNNNNNNNNNNNNNNNNNNNNNNNNNNNNNNNNNNNNNNNNNNNNNNNNNNNNNNNNNNNNNNNNNNNNNNNNNNNNNNNNNNNNNNNNNNNNNNNNNNNNNNNNNNNNNNNNNNNNNNNNNNNNNNNNNNNNNNNNNNNNNNNNNNNNNNNNNNNNNNNNNNNNNNNNNNNNNNNNNNNNNNNNNNNNNNNNNNNNNNNNNNNNNNNNNNNNNNNNNNNNNNNNNNNNNNNNNNNNNNNNNNNNNNNNNNNNNNNNNNNNNNNNNNNNNNNNNNNNNNNNNNNNNNNNNNNNNNNNNNNNNNNNNNNNNNNNNNNNNNNNNNNNNNNNNNNNNNNNNNNNNNNNNNNNNNNNNNNNNNNNNNNNNNNNNNNNNNNNNNNNNNNNNNNNNNNNNNNNNNNNNNNNNNNNNNNNNNNNNNNNNNNNNNNNNNNNNNNNNNNNNNNNNNNNNNNNNNNNNNNNNNNNNNNNNNNNNNNNNNNNNNNNNNNNNNNNNNNNNNNNNNNNNNNNNNNNNNNNNNNNNNNNNNNNNNNNNNNNNNNNNNNNNNNNNNNNNNNNNNNNNNNNNNNNNNNNNNNNNNNNNNNNNNNNNNNNNNNNNNNNNNNNNNNNNNNNNNNNNNNNNNNNNNNNNNNNNNNNNNNNNNNNNNNNNNNNNNNNNNNNNNNNNNNNNNNNNNNNNNNNNNNNNNNNNNNNNNNNNNNNNNNNNNNNNNNNNNNNNNNNNNNNNNNNNNNNNNNNNNNNNNNNNNNNNNNNNNNNNNNNNNNNNNNNNNNNNNNNNNNNNNNNNNNNNNNNNNNNNNNNNNNNNNNNNNNNNNNNNNNNNNNNNNNNNNNNNNNNNNNNNNNNNNNNNNNNNNNNNNNNNNNNNNNNNNNNNNNNNNNNNNNNNNNNNNNNNNNNNNNNNNNNNNNNNNNNNNNNNNNNNNNNNNNNNNNNNNNNNNNNNNNNNNNNNNNNNNNNNNNNNNNNNNNNNNNNNNNNNNNNNNNNNNNNNNNNNNNNNNNNNNNNNNNNNNNNNNNNNNNNNNNNNNNNNNNNNNNNNNNNNNNNNNNNNNNNNNNNNNNNNNNNNNNNNNNNNNNNNNNNNNNNNNNNNNNNNNNNNNNNNNNNNNNNNNNNNNNNNNNNNNNNNNNNNNNNNNNNNNNNNNNNNNNNNNNNNNNNNNNNNNNNNNNNNNNNNNNNNNNNNNNNNNNNNNNNNNNNNNNNNNNNNNNNNNNNNNNNNNNNNNNNNNNNNNNNNNNNNNNNNNNNNNNNNNNNNNNNNNNNNNNNNNNNNNNNNNNNNNNNNNNNNNNNNNNNNNNNNNNNNNNNNNNNNNNNNNNNNNNNNNNNNNNNNNNNNNNNNNNNNNNNNNNNNNNNNNNNNNNNNNNNNNNNNNNNNNNNNNNNNNNNNNNNNNNNNNNNNNNNNNNNNNNNNNNNNNNNNNNNNNNNNNNNNNNNNNNNNNNNNNNNNNNNNNNNNNNNNNNNNNNNNNNNNNNNNNNNNNNNNNNNNNNNNNNNNNNNNNNNNNNNNNNNNNNNNNNNNNNNNNNNNNNNNNNNNNNNNNNNNNNNNNNNNNNNNNNNNNNNNNNNNNNNNNNNNNNNNNNNNNNNNNNNNNNNNNNNNNNNNNNNNNNNNNNNNNNNNNNNNNNNNNNNNNNNNNNNNNNNNNNNNNNNNNNNNNNNNNNNNNNNNNNNNNNNNNNNNNNNNNNNNNNNNNNNNNNNNNNNNNNNNNNNNNNNNNNNNNNNNNNNNNNNNNNNNNNNNNNNNNNNNNNNNNNNNNNNNNNNNNNNNNNNNNNNNNNNNNNNNNNNNNNNNNNNNNNNNNNNNNNNNNNNNNNNNNNNNNNNNNNNNNNNNNNNNNNNNNNNNNNNNNNNNNNNNNNNNNNNNNNNNNNNNNNNNNNNNNNNNNNNNNNNNNNNNNNNNNNNNNNNNNNNNNNNNNNNNNNNNNNNNNNNNNNNNNNNNNNNNNNNNNNNNNNNNNNNNNNNNNNNNNNNNNNNNNNNNNNNNNNNNNNNNNNNNNNNNNNNNNNNNNNNNNNNNNNNNNNNNNNNNNNNNNNNNNNNNNNNNNNNNNNNNNNNNNNNNNNNNNNNNNNNNNNNNNNNNNNNNNNNNNNNNNNNNNNNNNNNNNNNNNNNNNNNNNNNNNNNNNNNNNNNNNNNNNNNNNNNNNNNNNNNNNNNNNNNNNNNNNNNNNNNNNNNNNNNNNNNNNNNNNNNNNNNNNNNNNNNNNNNNNNNNNNNNNNNNNNNNNNNNNNNNNNNNNNNNNNNNNNNNNNNNNNNNNNNNNNNNNNNNNNNNNNNNNNNNNNNNNNNNNNNNNNNNNNNNNNNNNNNNNNNNNNNNNNNNNNNNNNNNNNNNNNNNNNNNNNNNNNNNNNNNNNNNNNNNNNNNNNNNNNNNNNNNNNNNNNNNNNNNNNNNNNNNNNNNNNNNNNNNNNNNNNNNNNNNNNNNttcacatcaagtgatcgaacaaccatcggagtacttaatggatgtgaataaggatccatttcgacctcaagaaaagaatgaggaactccttggtcctgaaataccatatcttagtgcaattggtgtactaatgtatcttgcaaatactacaagacctgatattgccttttcagtaaatttgctagtaaggtatagttctgctcctactagaagacattggaatgggatcaaacacatattacggtatctaaaggggactaccgatatgggcttattttattctaaagattgcaattccgatcttgttggttatgctgactTATCCGACCCGCATAAAGCTCAGTCTCAAACAAGCTATTCATACgtgggggtactgccatatcttggagatcaacaaagcagtctatcatagccacttcatcgaatcacgctgagattatagctattcatgaagcaagccgaaagtgtgtgtggttgaggtccataatacatctcattcgaaaaAAATATGGGTTAAaatatgacaaagtacccacaattttatatgaaaattatgcagcatgcataacacaactgaaaggtggattcataaaaaaagatagaacgaaacacatttcgtcaaagctcttctatacacacgagctccaaaagaatggtgatattggcgtacaacagattcattcaagtgacaatgtgactgatttattcaccaagtctcttccaactgcaactttcaaaaAGATAGTGCACAAGATCGAAATACAAAGATTTAAGAATTTCTTATTAAAGGGAgctaatacgcgttgtactctttttcccttacgaggttttgtcccactaatTTTCCTTGTGACAGCCTATATGCGTAATGTTAAACATTCAAAGGAaaatgttatgatatatatcaattatatagtgaatatcGACCTATTTGATGTCTTTCAAGATTTgatgtatttatcttttagtataaaactagaacaaattcctcctataaataaaaaaacttccttcattataaatcatcccttaaaagaaaaaataataattactctctctattctctctcctcttctctattctttcttgttctataagaaaattaaatttttatctttttatatattacaatctttatatattattttaagtaaaataaaattataaaattcatattaaattttttaggcCTCAAAATTTTAAAGTCCGAAAGCAAAATTTTAGAAGCCTTATCCTTGAGCCACGGCATGAACAACTCAAGAAGTTCAATATCAAGCATTGAATATATACAgggcaaagagaaaaaaaaaagtgaaaagaacgAAAGAACCCCCAAATTGTGATGCATATCACAatttctaaaactaaaattaatttttatcacaatttctaaaactaaaattagtttttatcacaatttctaaaactaaaattaatttttacactAGAAAGGAAACAAAAACCTTTTGAGCTCTATCAAAACAACTACAATTCTTGTATTAAGGGTACATGATTTACATAACAGCATTTGAGGTACTTGCACCAAGGGTACGTGGTCTACATCACAGCATTTAAAGTATACTCTTCCTCGCACCCTGCGTTATGCAAAATCCTTTGTATATCGAATTGAcctgcttttttattttttattttccaccCAAACTAGAAAGGAGCAGTAACAACGTCTCTAGTTTCTGAATTATTCCTCAAAGGATTTGATAATCTTTCAAATTCCTCAGCACATTCATTCAAAGCATCAACTTCCTCTTTGTCATGTACACAATGAACAACCGGTTCTAATCCctataaacacaaaattaaaataaattcaatataCACAGTATAATAGTAAGTAAAGTGTAAATGGAAGAGGACactgtttgagaaaaaaaataaaaataaaaaaatcatcagtTCAgaatatgaaatccactttactactcTATTTACTTTCgagagataaaaaagaaaaaaagaaaaaaagttgattGCTATAACCACTGTTGACTGGTCCACCTTGTTTACCTAACTAAATATTAACAAACACAAATACCCAGATAGAACCGAACCCAGAGTTAGAATTAATGTAAATTTATGGGTTCAACTTCTTAATATTCTAGCACTAAAATTCATCATCTTTCTAAGGATATgattttatatcatcatttattataattttaataaatttttaaaataaaaaatttatatttactatCAAAAATTATGAAtccaactaaactaaaataataatagcCGGACAATCCAATTGTGCTATGCAACCACTACGTAAATAAACAAAGACCCTACGTAACCACCACCAACTATATATGATGATATGgaaatataaaaatagtacaCGTACACCGAAGTTTGGTATTCACAGATATTATACTTCTTTCActttttatttaacaaataaatttcAAGTCATACACCCCAACAACACACAATTTTTTACATTATCAAGATTTAAGTTTCCTTTTTATCACGTTACCAAATAATACGTAAACACTTgacaaacacacaaaaataatctTTAACGATAATTAATTAACaataattaacttaaattattgctaaatatatttattttctaaacatttatTAGTGGTAATAACACTTTAGCTCTCTTTGTAACTGCTCCTAGAGCCCGTGCAACGACATTGAATTCATGACAATTAACTAATAccaataaaaattttaactctttattaaagtgtatatatatttattgccGCTAAAGATTAGTTTTGTTGTATTGAAATTTTTTAACAGAGGCTACTTTAAAGTTGTTACCTTAATTCGAtcgtataaattatttttatactaccaatacaaaaagaaaaaaaaaacttcataaaGTACTTCTATTATACCTCACCCCCACTTCCTCGTTTGAGAGAGGTAACATTTATGTATacaattatttttgagatattacaACGTTAAAAGTGGATAATAAACCACAACTATTTTTTCGTTGTACTCATGCCATGATGTTCAACAGTATAAATTACCATATTACAATAAgtataatttcaaaacccacgtccacttaaaaaaaatatatacaaagtacaatttaattaatttactatattatcttcacttatttcttttttttttttaaaaaaaaaaagatatattcgACAAGGCTGATGTAGTAATTAAAGGCTTgagattttaatttaattacctCTGTGAAAATTCTCATAGCTTCTTCTAAACCTCTTGTATTAATAACGTAAAGTGCTGCATCCTGCAATTCACAAAGCAAGAACCAACAATTAACACTTAATTTTTTCAATCATTTGCTCGTTTGATTTCATTACAACAAAAATCTTAACTATTTTTAATTCTGTCACTACTAAAGAAATACAAAGcaataaaggaagaaaaagaaatgaaaaataagataTCCAAGCTAGCAACGTAGCTTTGTAGGCGATCACCTTGTGATCAGTTGAACACAACACTTTAAGTGAAACAACTCAAATGTTGTTTTTTCATAAGAATATATTAAATCTTGAATATCGTCAACAAAAttcatagtaaaaaaaataaaataaaaggggaAAAGAACTTACTCTAGCAAACTGAATTTGATCGAGATTAAGAGTTCTAGGTTCATTCTCTATAGACGATGTTCTATCTAATGGAACAATTGATGACCCTCCCATTTTAATAACTTGGGATCGTCGATCTCTTTTTTTAaatgagtttgatattggttgaTAATCTAAAAAAACACTTTCTAGTATCGAATTTCAAAAATTTGTGAGGTTCGTTTTTGTCCTCCACAAGAAAATATTCTTAAAAGTTTTTTCtgtttttttgaaagatttaatgatgTTTCTAGTAGCTTTTCATGTTGCACAAAGGCCCCTTTATATAGTACTAACGAATTTGCCCATACAAGCCGCCAAAGGAGGGTATGGGGTGGGGTTGGTGGGGCGGGGGCGGTGGAATAATTagttaggaaaaagaaaaaacttggattcgtattattatttttattattctatagAAAAGGATGTTTTGTATTCACGAGGCTTCTAGTTTGTAATTGCTACATAAGTCCCCTTATAGAATCTTAAATTACAATAATTTCTTACTTTTTTCATAGGGAGTATTTGATACGAAAAGTAATCcttgcttgaaaaaagaaaaataggtaaaATGGTTCGTTGGATCCTGTATTATATCGGTTTTAtaagttggatacttctacttacatgtttgtcatctgaacccttgaacatattaaaaattaatattttaaacactttttgggTAAGTGCAACACACTCTCCCATGTCAGCTGCCACATAAGCTGTCACGTGTGTCAAGCCAGCTGCCACGTGTGTCACGTCATCTACCATGACATTTTTAAGTGtttcattaaatttcaagtcatttttaaaatgatacatgacgaattaaatattaaaattaatttaattaaataaatttttcttataaattatagaacaacaacaacaacaaatccagtttattcccacatagtgaggtctggagagggtaagatgtacgcagtccataccactacctccggagagtttttataaattatagaaaaatttaaataatcatgttttaaattaaatatccaaataattaattataaatgtcaattaatttattattgctcacaaattaaatatcaaattcattccaaataattaaaattcttctccaactaatttaaatttttaactataaattcatatagacaaacataatgaatttttaaattttaaatttgaatatccttaacaaatataattaaataaattatttttataaattatagaaattctaatacacaaacacaataaatttttaatttaaattaatttaaatttttaactataaatttcaatacacaaacacaataaatttaattcaacatcaaatttatttcaaataattgaaatttctctccaattaatttaaagttttaactataaattcacatacacaaacataataaatttttaatttttatttaaatatctttaacaatttgtaaaagttataaaattaattctaaacaaaataaaaaatttaaattgagaaagttaaattaaaaaatttaaaaagtaaaacaacaatttttttttacaatgaacAACAGCAGcaatatcaaccacaacaaagagACTTGACCCCCCCCAGCCCCCCCCCCCCNNNNNNNNNNNNNNNNNNNNNNNNNNNNNNNNNNNNNNNNNNNNNNNNNNNNNNNNNNNNNNNNNNNNNNNNNNNNNNNNNNNNNNNNNNNNNNNNNNNNATATTTACTTAGTGATGGTGATAGCTATGACAGCCATGACTGTGGGGTGGGGGGACGAAGAGAGCTATAGGGGTGGAGGACGTTAATGGTGATGCAATGGCTGGACGGGGGACGAAGGGACTGGGTGAAGAGTGGGGTGGGGACGGCTGGACGGGAGAGGGTGGCTGGATGGAGGtgaaggggtggggtgggggtggctgAACGAAGGAGGGGGGTTGGGGGAGGGGGGCTAAGAGGTGGGGTGGGGTTGTGGTTGGACGGAGGGGGGTTGGGGAAGgagggttttttatttttatttttaaattttaaaaaatatttttaaattaaaaatgatagagggaaaaaaaggttatttttaattttttttaattttaatatattttttattttttaaattattttaatataaaattgaccaaaattAACCCCCACTTGCACCTTCGGTGCGTGCCTACATGCGCCGAGTCCTAGTTAGTCCTTTCGatgccacataggcaaagtcAACGATTAAAGGATGCAAAATGTTGCTTTTAGTGGgtttaggggtccagatgacaaacatgtaagtagaagtgtccaacttacaaaatcgacatagTACAGGAATCCACTGAACTATTTTGCCAAAAAAATACTCTATCTCAATTTTTGTGGCATTTTCACTTTTGAAaagtcaaataattaaaatttgagCACAAATTTGGATATATTTAATTAAACATTGATATTTTTAATTGAGAAAATATCTTTTGTGGTTTTCTTCCTTTGATTTCTCAATGAATATGTGATATCCAAATTCAACTAATTCAAGTTTGTACTACGTAGAATTAATTTGGAGAAGCACTTTCTACtaacaaaaaatcttttaagGTTAAATTCATTTCGAAGAACAACTGGAGAGTGAGAAATGATGCCCCATAAAATGTTGAAATACCACAACAAAAGTGCTTGTTAAAACAGGTGATGGAGGAAGGAAAAATcagaattttaaagattttaaagaAGAAGAGGACATGTAAAGACTATTAAATAaaatagagagaaagagaaatagagaaacgCAGAACATAAAGAGGTTTGATTTCAATATGTTGTCttattcatcaaaataaaattgtCTATATATAGTCTGAAAACATAACAAACAGATCAAAATTTAGGATAACCTACTTCCTAAATAGTTGCTAGTTATTCTCTCCTACAAGTTAAGAGTTAACTACCTAAAGGCTAGAAAAAACAATCTAAAGGCTAGACAAGATAAACTTGGTAAAATAGAGTTCAAGTATAGTAAAAAATACTAGCAAACCCTCCCTTAAAATGATATTTCTAACACAGTTTGCAACACTTCAACTTCTTCAGATGAGTAAATACCCAGTATTCTTCTGAACTTCAAAAATCTTTCCTTCTTCAAAGCCTTTGTGAAGATATCTGCTACTTGATCTTGACTTCTATAGTAATGCAACTCAATTGCACATTATTTGTAAGGTCTCTTAAAAAATGATACCTTACATCTATGTGCTTGCTTTTCCCATAAAACCCGGATTTTTGAACAATTTAATGGCTAAGCTATTGTTTTAGTATATGGTAGCAGCATAAGTTTGCCTGTAGTGAACTTCCTCAAGCAGTTTCCTAAGACAGAAGGTTTGACTGGCACATGCTGTTCCAGCAAAAAACTCTACTACTGTGATGGATAAAGTTACAATGAGCTACTTCTTAGATGATCATTAAATGACATTTGATCCCAGCACAAATAGGAAACAGCTAGTACTTATCATATCACCTCGATCTCCCGCACAGTCACTATCCATAACCCCAAAATCAACAGTGAACTTCCTTCCTTTTTATACAACAAACTACAACTGATTGTGCCTTGCAAATACCTAAGAATGCGCTTAGAAATTAGTAGATGAGATTGCTTAGAATTGTCCATGTACCTGCTTATAAGGCTGACAACATACATTATGTCTAGTCGAGTTTTGTGAGATACATCAAAAACTCTCTACTAGTTGCTTGTAGTAGGTTCTATCTACAAGTTGGCCTTCTGGATCCTTATCTAACTTTAAGCTAGGATCAACTGATGTAAAAATCGCCTAGCACTTCTCCATCGAAAACTTGAGCAACAAATCTTGcgcatatttttcttgaaaaacaaaATATCCATCACGAGACTGGACAATCACTAATCCGAGGAAGTAATGCATTCTAAATTAGCCATATCAAACTCCTTCATTATGAATTCCTTAAATTATTTAAACATAGCCTTATTATTTTCAGTAAAAATTAAGTCATTAACATTAAACAGACAATGAGAATATTACCTTTATTGTACATGATGTAAAGAGTCTGCTCATATGAACATCTCTGAAAATCTTTCTCCATGAAATAAACATCGATGTGACTGTACCAAGCTCTTGACACTTGTTTCAATTCATATAATGTCTTCTTCAATCTATACACTTTGTGTTTTTCATCAATCCTGATATGGCCGAAAAATTGATTAACATATACTTCTTCTTCTAGGTTTTCATGTAAAAATGCTGATTTTACATCTATCTGATACATTGTTCATTCATTTGACacatcaatcccaaaatcacACTGATTGTATTATGTTTTGTAATAGGTTCAAACATTTCAACATAATCAACACaatattcttgcttgtatcattTTGCGACGAGTCTAGCtttgtatttgtctatatttttattttctttaaattttattttaaacaccCATTTTACACTCATGCTTTTTTTAACCTTCTGGTAATGTTATAAGTTCTCAGGTGTTGTTCTTCTTAATGAAAGATATCTTCTTCCATTGCTTTCTATCATTTTGGTTGCTTGACTGCTTCATCGAAGCTAACTGATTCACATTTTGCAAGTAAACAAAAAATACTTATGTTGCCAGTTCTAATTACCTGAAAATCACTCTTTAAGCTGGTCTCTTTCTCTGTGTTTGTTCTCTTTGAGCCCCAGAAGTATTTGAACTTTGATGTGAATATTCAACCTTTTGTAACTGTTTTGGATCATGCTGATGTATTCCACTATTCTTTTGTTCTTCATCATAAAATATTATTGACTTATGTTGCTTAACTTCTTTTCCGTTCCACTATCAAAACACTTCTTTAGAGAAAATCACATCCTTGCTAACGATAATCTTATATTCGATGGGATTATACAATTTATAAGCTTttgaacaattttttatttcaagaaatACACATTTTTCTCTTTTGTCATCTAATTTGTTTCGCTTCTGATCTGATACACGTGCATAACAAACataatcaaaaattttaaaatgacttATATCGGGTCTTCTTCCATTTCAAGTTTCTTCTGGTGTTATGCCTCGCAAATGAAAGTAGAACTCCTGTTTAAAACTTTTTTGGTACTTTGCTTTTAACCAATATACTCCTTACCATATTCATAATTGTTCGGTTCTTTCTCTCGCTTACTCTATTTTATTGTGGAGTGTATCCACAGTCTTCTATCTTTTAATGTCATACGACACTCAAAACTTTGAAAATCCATGTGACTCATATCACCATCTCTATCCGTACACAATATCTAAATTGACTTTTCTGCTACTACTTTAAACTTTTTGAATGCTTCAAAGACCCTTGACTTTTCTCCAagaaaataaacttaaatttttttactgTAATCAATAAAATTTGCAAAACACTTTGTTTGAAATTACATTTATAGATCCATAAATATCAAAGTAAAGAATTACTAGTACCTCACTTGCTCTTTGAGTTATACCTCTTGGAAAAGACTCTCTATGCTGCTTCTCGATTCTCGAtgtgatacaagatcgacaaagaatacactaacacacaccaaaacagtccatgaTTTGAAGAATCAGGACtccttttggtgacccctctcggattcactacacaataacaatacaaacacgataacaacaagattctaaggtgttcaacacctataatcagcgagccacaaactaagattacaacacaataacaagaacaaaaatgacacaacaaggtCTCGAATTTGAACACCCAAAATTgagaatgaacacaacaacaataataagatagaatgatagataacttaacacacaatgcacaaacactaagaaccaaagtgtatattgaacactaagacccaataattcatacaaataacatcaagttcttacggtgacctcaagggaatagaattcccaagcaaccaacgtttcaaaacaagcaatcaacacaagtgattccacacttgtatgaacactctcaaagagctctcaaaatatcatctaagttatgagaaaatgacctaatatgttctatttatagcctaggttacaaattattacaaaatgactaaaatgcccttaatgagccaacactccaaagcttgttccattagtTGGCCAGTTACCCGAGCACAAGTTCTTTACGTATTGATCCACAATCACGATCGTactcatatcatcctccccttcttgaaaaataatttaacctCAAATACGAATCTTCAAAATAATAAAGGAGATAAAAGAACACATattcctcatgacatgagggttaaagttagcatgatcaacaaaaaaatatcaaaccacGAGTGTACATTCTACACATGCCGTGGGAACTTAGGGAATAAGATACCCTTCTAAGCACCAAGAAAAATACTTGTCTATCCACTTAAGCGTGACAAGAaacaagacaaaaagaaaagtgtACTTCCTTGGAGCAAGGACCATAGTGTACTCTCGGGTTCTTCATCATCAAGAGGTCAAAGTAGAATCAAGACTTCACCTTCTTCGGGCCAAGCATCATCATGAGGTGTTCTTCTCATCAATCCACAAGGAATATTAACTTCTCCTTCTTCCACCACCCTCTCGAGTTCACCATCATATACATCACCCTCTTGAGGGGTTCCTTCAAGTCGTGGATACCTTTAGATTGTTTTATCAAATGGATTCTTCTCTAAGGGCTTGTAGGACTTATCCCACCCGAAGGTCTTCTTAGCATGATTGTTCCTTTCAACTTCAATGGTCGCTTCTATAAGGTCCACAATTCAATCAAACTTGTGGACAACTAATTGAGAAACAACTTTATAGCACAAGCCACCCTTGAACCAAGCTAGGCAATGATTTGGAGCTTCGACTATGTCAAGACGTAGGATCAAgttttgaaactcatcataatactcCTCCACACTTCCATATCTTTGCCTCAagttgtagagctttgttagttGCTCTTGTTTGTACCTTTCCATGACATATCTCTCCCTCATAAGAGTTTTCAATTCATCCCAATTCGGAAGGTCAAGATTGATATTCCTTGCCCATTGTAACTGTTTTGTCTCCCACCAAGTAGATGCATAACCTTCAAATTGAGCAATGACATGTGCGACTTTATTTTGGGA
Proteins encoded:
- the LOC107849680 gene encoding uncharacterized protein LOC107849680; the protein is MGGSSIVPLDRTSSIENEPRTLNLDQIQFARDAALYVINTRGLEEAMRIFTEGLEPVVHCVHDKEEVDALNECAEEFERLSNPLRNNSETRDVVTAPF